The proteins below are encoded in one region of Nyctibius grandis isolate bNycGra1 chromosome 7, bNycGra1.pri, whole genome shotgun sequence:
- the LOC137666038 gene encoding patched domain-containing protein 3 → MAEPPSSAEGCSCLNTDCVERPLRRLFRGLGSSVAACPWPFVLVPLLLSGGLGAGFFFLPQRQANDIEEQFTPTSGPAKAERDFVRQHFPTNDSERFSAPRLPTEGAYAALIAVAVGENSVLAQPARHDVLRLDAAVRARGYEQLCVRSGGACDSPNPLLPLLDDAAAAALESLTFPVSGGIFLGTALGGVQTDAGGRVLSARALKLMYYLREEGPAAAASQQWLESFLQDIPSELGVLGFTSIQVTYFTSLSRQQEFEGNTKSVVPLFSVTYFLTINFSIVSCLRLSCVRSNVWIASCGVVSAGLAVLSSFGLLLFCGVPFVVTVANAPFLILGVGVDDMFIIIASWEHSLRNKEKSDVKSLLAETYAEAALSVTITTLTDVLAFFIGTWTAFPSVGSFCLYTGTAFVFCYIYTMTFLGAIVVLNHKREQGNRHWLTCMPVKVDKDQAEKSCLYNACCIGSCSKQSSQSEGEHPMSIFFKKYYGPFFTNKWIKLLVVLLYGAYLGGSIYGCTQIREGIDLRNLARDDSYVIPYYDDEQKYFSAYGPRVMVVITESVDYCNETVRLGIENCIQNLEGISYVVKNLSESWLRVYTGLGNSGLISISNKTLFINNLPVLFQIVPSFEWDIDKTEDEIEASRFFIQTANVTSSVDEKNLLSQLRETAKQCSIPLMVYHPAFIYYDQYLVIVQNTIQNVVIAAGAMLIVSLLLIPNPLCCLWVTFAIASVIVGVAGFMTFWSVNLDSISMINLVICIGFSVDFSAHISYAFVTSGESSANERAIEALSLLGYPVLQGAVSTILGVVVLAAAEAYIFRTFFKIMFLVISFGALHGLVFIPVFLTFFGNFDRSPHNTKSEKLELRFRNDKDCP, encoded by the exons ATGGCGGAGCCGCCGAGCTCCGCGgagggctgctcctgcctcaaCACCGATTGCGTGGAGCGGCCGCTGAGGCGGCTTTTCcgagggctggggagcagcgtGGCCGCCTGCCCCTGGCCCTTCGTGCTGGTGCCGTTGCTGCTGTCGGGCGGGCTGGGCGCCGGCTTCTTCTTCCTGCCGCAGCGGCAGGCGAACGACATCGAGGAGCAGTTCACGCCGACGTCGGGGCCCGCCAAGGCCGAGCGCGACTTCGTGCGGCAGCACTTCCCCACCAACGACTCGGAGCGCTTCTCCGCCCCGCGGCTGCCCACCGAAGGCGCCTACGCCGCCCTCATCGCCGTGGCGGTGGGGGAGAACTCGGTCCTTGCCCAGCCTGCGCGGCACGACGTGCTGCGGCTGGACGCGGCGGTGCGCGCCCGCGGCTACGAGCAGCTCTGCGTCCGCAGCGGCGGCGCCTGCGACAGCCCCAacccgctgctgccgctgctggacgatgcggcggcggccgccctGGAGAGCCTCACCTTCCCCGTCAGCGGCGGCATCTTCCTGGGCACCGCGCTGGGCGGCGTGCAGACGGACGCCGGCGGGCGGGTGCTGTCGGCGCGGGCCCTGAAGCTGATGTATTACCTGCGGGAGGagggccccgcggcggcggcgagccagcagtggctggaaagcttCCTGCAGGACATCCCGTCggagctgggggtgttgggCTTCACCTCCATTCAG GTAACTTACTTTACGTCACTGTCCAGACAACAGGAGTTTGAGGGAAACACCAAGAGCGTGGTCCCACTCTTCTCTGTAACATATTTCTTGACAATAAACTTTTCAATCGTCTCTTGCCTAAG actGAGCTGCGTAAGAAGTAATGTCTGGATTGCAAGCTGTGGAGTGGTTTCTGCCGGTTTAGCTGTATTAAGCAGCTTTGGattgctgctcttctgtggaGTGCCGTTTGTGGTCACTGTAGCAAACGCACCATTTCTTATTCTAG GAGTTGGCGTTGATGACATGTTCATCATCATCGCTTCCTGGGAACATAGTttgagaaataaagagaaatctgATGTTAAATCTCTGCTGGCCGAGACTTACGCAGAAGCAGCACTTTCTGTGACCATCACCACTCTGACAGATGTTTTGGCCTTCTTCATTGGCACCTGGACTGCTTTTCCATCCGTGGGATCATTTTGCCTCTATACAGGCACTGCTTTTGTCTTCTGCTATATATATACCATGACTTTCCTTGGGGCAATTGTTGTATTAAATCATAAAAGGGAGCAAGGAAACAGACACTGGCTGACTTGTATGCCTGTGAAAGTAGATAAAGATCAGGCTGAGAAGTCCTGCTTGTACAATGCTTGCTGTATAGGCAGCTGTTCTAAGCAGTCATCTCAGTCAGAAGGTGAACATCCAATGAgcatattctttaaaaagtattatggtcctttttttacaaataaatggATCAAGCTACTTGTGGTGCTGCTGTACGGAGCATATTTGGGTGGCAGTATTTATGGGTGTACTCAGATCAGGGAAGGCATCGATCTTCGAAATCTGGCGCGTGATGACTCTTACGTTATTCCATACTATGATGACGAGCAGAAATACTTCTCAGCGTATGGACCCAGGGTCATGGTTGTTATTACTGAAAGTGTAGACTACTGTAATGAGACTGTTCGTCTTGGCATTGAGAACTGCATACAGAATTTAGAGGGTATTTCCTATGTAGTTAAGAACCTCTCAGAGTCATGGCTGAGAGTATACACAGGACTTGGAAACAGTGGCTTGATAAGTATAAGCAATAAGACTCTTTTCATTAATAACTTACCTGTACTGTTCCAAATTGTTCCCAGCTTTGAGTGGGACATTGACAAGACTGAGGATGAAATAGAAGCTTCACGTTTCTTTATCCAGACAGCGAACGTGACCTCATCCGTTGATGAGAAGAACCTTCTCAGTCAGTTAAGAGAGACTGCCAAGCAGTGCAGTATTCCATTAATGGTGTACCACCCAGCATTCATCTACTACGATCAGTACCTGGTAATAGTGCAGAACACCATTCAGAACGTTGTCATTGCTGCCGGGGCAATGCTCATCGTCTCCCTTTTGCTTATTCCCAACCCGTTGTGTTGCTTGTGGGTGACTTTTGCTATAGCTTCGGTTATAGTTGGTGTTGCTGGTTTCATGACATTTTGGAGCGTCAATCTAGATTCCATATCCATGATCAACCTGGTCATTTGTATAGGGTTTTCAGTAGATTTTTCTGCTCACATTTCCTATGCCTTTGTTACGAGTGGAGAGTCATCAGCCAATGAAAGGGCAATCGAAGCTCTGTCCCTGCTAGGTTACCCAGTATTGCAAGGTGCAGTTTCTACTATATTAGGAGTAGTGGtcctggctgcagcagaagcCTACATCTTTAGGACATTTTTCAAGATCATGTTCCTTGTTATTTCGTTTGGGGCTCTTCATGGTCTTGTTTTTATTCCGgtgtttttaaccttttttgGAAACTTCGACAGATCACCCCACAATACCAAATCTGAAAAGCTAGAGCTTAGGTTTAGAAATGATAAAGACTGTCCATAA